From a single Papaver somniferum cultivar HN1 unplaced genomic scaffold, ASM357369v1 unplaced-scaffold_19, whole genome shotgun sequence genomic region:
- the LOC113339102 gene encoding transcription factor-like protein DPB: protein MLSVGGGNQNKEDGVKKPYNLANKGVVGAGTGGGVTRSWGTTVSGGQSISNSNGSGGSPPSSRSEPPVVAVPSTDKNNTNTFSRLHHLDINNNGGEDAGSPDTTVGKKKKRGQRAAGGDKNGRGLRQFSMKVCEKVESKGRTTYNEVADELVAEFSDPTNILGSPDQQQYDEKNIRRRVYDALNVLMAMDIISKDKKEIQWKGLPRTTVHDVEELKAERAGLRSRIEKKAAYLQELEEQFVGLQNLIQRNEQLCASGNGITGGVSLPFILVQTRPHATVEVEISEDMQLVHFDFNSTPFELHDDNYVLKSMNLCGRPESDDANCDVVETGGGEGCMMVDVDQPATPHILIPNAVGTSSSTRGPTSPPLPGILKARVKHEH, encoded by the exons atgttAAGTGTTGGTGGTGGGaatcaaaataaagaagatgGGGTTAAAAAACCATATAATTTAGCTAATAAAGGAGTAGTAGGAGCAGGAACAGGAGGAGGGGTTACGAGATCCTGGGGTACTACAGTTTCAGGAGGTCAATCGATTTCAAATAGCAATGGAAGCGGTGGCTCTCCTCCTTCTAGTAGAAGTGAACCACCAGTTGTGGCGGTTCCTTCAACTGATAAAAATAATACTAACACTTTTTCTAGATTACATCATCTCGATATTAATAATAATGGAGGTGAAGATGCTGGATCTCCGGATACCACTGT tggcaagaagaagaagagaggtcAAAGGGCAGCAGGAGGTGATAAGAACGGTCGGGGACTTCGCCAGTTTAGTATGAAAG TTTGTGAGAAAGTTGAAAGCAAGGGAAGAACAACATACAATGAG GTTGCAGATGAACTTGTTGCCGAATTCTCAGATCCTACCAATATTCTTGGGTCTCCGGACCAG CAACAATATGATGAGAAGAATATACGGAGGAGGGTTTATGATGCATTGAATGTTCTTATGGCAATGGATATTATATCCAAAGACAAAAAGGAAATACAGTGGAAGGGTCTGCCTCGCACTACCGTGCATGATGTAGAAGAGCTTAAG GCTGAACGTGCTGGGCTTAGAAGCAGGATAGAAAAGAAAGCTGCATATTTGCAAGAACTAGAGGAGCAA TTCGTAGGTCTTCAGAATCTGATACAGAGAAATGAGCAGTTATGTGCTTCTGGAAACGGCATTACAGGCGGTGTGTCTTTACCTTTTATTCTGGTTCAG ACGCGCCCACATGCAACTGTCGAGGTGGAAATATCAGAAGATATGCAGCTGGTGCATTTTGACTTCAACAG CACCCCTTTTGAGCTGCATGATGACAATTACGTTCTCAAGTCGATGAACTTATGTGGAAGACCTGAGAGCGATGATGCAAATTGTGATGTCGTTGAAACTGGAGGTGGTGAGGGTTGTATGATGGTTGATGTGGACCAACCTGCCACTCCACATATCTTGATACCAAATGCCGTGGGTACTAGTAGTAGTACTAGAGGACCAACTTCACCCCCTCTTCCTGGAATTCTTAAAGCGCGTGTTAAGCACGAGCACTGA